In Erpetoichthys calabaricus chromosome 6, fErpCal1.3, whole genome shotgun sequence, one genomic interval encodes:
- the LOC127528468 gene encoding LOW QUALITY PROTEIN: protein ZBED8-like (The sequence of the model RefSeq protein was modified relative to this genomic sequence to represent the inferred CDS: inserted 1 base in 1 codon; deleted 1 base in 1 codon), protein MASREKIRKWKEDYTEYGFTKTIIDGVDHMCLEFDTPGVDRPQCVLCNAIFSNSNLKPSKLGEHFQVKHGGNTREGNDLNSLKGKRARYDIKGTLRKLGFAPVDKPLLLASFKVAYEVAKMKKLHTVAETFIKPCVLHIVKTILGAEAARKVQQIPLSNNVIRSRIDDIGADILDQVVSDIKASPVKSSIQLDESTDVDNCSQLIVFVRYVKANGIEEKFLFCKSLETTTTARDVFNTVKSIFSTNEIPLQIIGSICTDGAPVMLGNRSGFVTLVRNEVPEVTVTHCILHRQALVSKTLPVTLKNVMDRVXKIINFIRGRALNHRLLKAFYSELNDDASILLFHTEVRWLSRGRVLTRFFQLRKEIEEFLREQKSDLLHSFEFPNFTPLLAYLADIFQHLNDKNCSIQGNEMNIVTACDKLRAFRNKLLLWSLRIRNNNFANFPLLEEVIV, encoded by the exons ATGGCTAGTCgcgaaaaaattagaaaatggaaggaggaTTACACTGAGTATGGCTTTACCAAAACAATTATTGATGGAGTAGACCACATGT gcctggagttcgacacccctggagTAGACAGACCGCAGTGCGTGCTTTGCAATGCAATATTTTCCAATTCCAACTTGAAACCATCAAAGCTTGGTGAACATTTCCAAGTTAAACATGGTGGAAACACCAGAGAAGGGAATGATCTTAATTCCTTGAAGGGTAAAAGGGCACGCTAcgacattaaaggaacactt cGAAAGTTAGGGTTCGCTCCTGTGGATAAGCCCCTGCTTCTGGCATCATTCAAAGTTGCATACGAagtggcaaaaatgaaaaagctgCACACTGTTGCAGAGACTTTTATCAAACCATGTGTTTTACATATAGTGAAGACTATCCTGGGTGCAGAGGCCGCACGGAAAGTTCAACAGATTCCTCTGTCAAACAATGTTATCCGAAGCAGGATTGATGACATCGGCGCTGATATTCTCGATCAAGTGGTTTCGGACATCAAAGCTTCCCCCGTCAAGAGCTCAATTCAGTTAGATGAATCGACAGACGTCGATAATTGTAGCCAACTCATCGTTTTCGTTCGTTATGTAAAGGCGAATGGCATCGAGGAAAAATTCCTGTTTTGCAAATCACTCGAAACAACGACAACCGCAAGGGATGTTTTCAATACGGTGAAAAGTATTTTCAGTACTAACGAGATTCCGTTGCAAATTATCGGATCTATTTGTACTGACGGTGCTCCTGTTATGTTAGGAAACCGATCTGGCTTTGTTACTCTTGTAAGAAATGAAGTACCAGAGGTGACGGTTACTCATTGTATCCTTCATCGCCAAGCTCTTGTGTCGAAGACCTTGCCGGTcactttgaaaaatgtaatggatcgtg ttaaaattataaattttattCGTGGAAGAGCTTTGAATCACAGGTTGTTGAAAGCGTTTTATAGTGAACTTAATGATGATGCTTCTATTCTCCTGTTTCATACGGAGGTCAGATGGCTTTCTAGAGGTCGAGTTTTGACAAGGTTTTTTCAGCTCAGAAAGGAAATCGAAGAGTTTCTACGAGAACAGAaatctgaccttctgcattctTTCGAATTTCCTAATTTTACACCATTGTTGGCATACCTGGCAGATATTTTCCAACATCTCAATGATAAGAATTGTTCGATTCAGggaaatgaaatgaatattgtGACCGCCTGCGACAAGCTGCGTGCTTTCAGGAATAAGTTGTTGTTGTGGAGTTTACGTATCCGGAATAATAATTTTGCTAATTTTCCTTTGCTGGAAGAAGTCATTGTGTAG